A window of Photobacterium toruni genomic DNA:
CCGTACTCGCTATTGCGTCAGATATCCCATCATCAGAAGCCGGCAGTCGCTATTTTCAAGAAACAGATCCTCTTCACTTATTTAAAGAATGCAGTGTTTTTTGTGAAAAATTAACGCACCCATCACAAATGCCTTTTCTTTTAGAAGCAGCAATGAGACAAGCGGTTTTAAAAAAAGGCGTAAGCGTCATTGTTATTCCAGGTGATATTGCATTGCTTGATATGCCCAAAAACACACCAATTAAATGGCAACGTCCTGCATTGCAACAAATTACCCCTGTATTATCTGAATTAACATTGTGCCAAGAAATCATTAACCAATCATCAAAAATAGTTTTATTTTGTGGTGCTGGTTGTAAAGGCTCACACGATCAAGTAATAACATTGGCTAAAAAACTGAAGGCCCCTATTGTTCATGCCCTTAGAGGTAAAGAACATATTGAATATGATAATCCTTATGATGTCGGAATGACGGGATTAATCGGTTTCGCTTCTGGCTATCATGCGATGGAAAATGCTGACACGGTAATTTTACTTGGTACCAGTTTTCCATTTAAGCCGTTCTACCCTCACGCAGTAAAAATTATTCAGATAGATAATAATCCAGATGCTATCGGCCGCCATACTCAAGTTGATCTCGCATTAATTAGCGATATAAATTCAACATTATTAGCACTGCTACCATTAGTGGATGAAAAAACAGATCACCATTTTCTCGATAAATGTGTTCAACACTACCAAACAACACGTAAAGATTTGGATAATTTAGCCGAGATAAAACCGAAAAGTACACTGATTCATCCTCAAACTCTGGCAAAAATGCTCAGTGCGAAAGCACAATCAAATGCAGTATTCACTTGTGATGTTGGAACACCAACATTATGGGCTGC
This region includes:
- the poxB gene encoding ubiquinone-dependent pyruvate dehydrogenase, with product MNIAQYIIKLLSVAGIKRIWGVTGDSLNGISDSLRADGTIEWIGTRHEEVAAFAAGAEAELTGELAVCAGSCGPGNMHLINGLYNCHRNKVPVLAIASDIPSSEAGSRYFQETDPLHLFKECSVFCEKLTHPSQMPFLLEAAMRQAVLKKGVSVIVIPGDIALLDMPKNTPIKWQRPALQQITPVLSELTLCQEIINQSSKIVLFCGAGCKGSHDQVITLAKKLKAPIVHALRGKEHIEYDNPYDVGMTGLIGFASGYHAMENADTVILLGTSFPFKPFYPHAVKIIQIDNNPDAIGRHTQVDLALISDINSTLLALLPLVDEKTDHHFLDKCVQHYQTTRKDLDNLAEIKPKSTLIHPQTLAKMLSAKAQSNAVFTCDVGTPTLWAARYFKMTNQRRLIGSFNHGSMANALAQSIGIQAVDTTRQVIALCGDGGFSMLMGDLLTLVPYNLPIKIVIINNSSLGFVDMEMKAAGFVSNATNLHNPSFAAIANACNIKGINVSDPHKLSDAIDELLNHDGPALLEVITDKNELSLPPKIKLAQEKGFTLYTLKALFNGYGDELVDLVKTNILR